A genomic segment from Gemmatimonadota bacterium encodes:
- the miaB gene encoding tRNA (N6-isopentenyl adenosine(37)-C2)-methylthiotransferase MiaB → MKRIYIETYGCQMNVADTELMFGVLGRDGYEPTESPEGADVILVNTCAVRDNAEQRVIGRVGELQRHKYPGSVLGVVGCMAQRLGPILLERVPKVDLVVGPDAYRNLPELLRHAVGGIRVADVEYRGWEHYEDIPQLREPGPTAFVTVQRGCDYRCTFCIVPTTRGPERSRVLADIVREVRELVETGVSEVTLLGQTVNSYHDGSDDFAALLRAVGAVDGVRRIRFTSPYPTDFTPGVIEAMATTPAVCEHVHLPVQSGSNAVLKRMLRRYTRERYLEVVNDLRTAIPGMTISTDIIVGFPGETDADFAETLAMVQDASFDEAYTFKYSVRDGTPAVKIPNHVPDDVASGRLEQLIEAARAQSRRRNADRVGEVHEALVERPAKRGDLMLARTRQNFLVLLDVPADAIGEYRRVRLTGTTGSTFTGVLYQPALAVL, encoded by the coding sequence ATGAAGCGGATCTACATTGAGACGTATGGCTGCCAGATGAATGTGGCCGACACCGAACTGATGTTTGGTGTCCTCGGCCGGGACGGCTACGAACCCACCGAGTCGCCCGAAGGGGCCGACGTCATCCTCGTCAATACGTGTGCCGTCCGTGATAACGCCGAACAGCGGGTGATCGGTCGCGTCGGTGAATTGCAGCGTCACAAGTATCCCGGCAGTGTGCTCGGCGTCGTGGGCTGCATGGCGCAGCGCCTCGGTCCGATCCTGCTCGAGCGGGTACCGAAGGTCGATCTCGTCGTCGGCCCCGATGCCTATCGCAATCTCCCGGAACTGCTCCGCCACGCGGTCGGCGGCATTCGCGTTGCCGATGTGGAGTACCGCGGCTGGGAGCATTACGAAGATATCCCCCAATTGCGTGAACCGGGCCCTACCGCCTTCGTGACGGTGCAGCGGGGCTGCGACTATCGCTGCACCTTCTGTATCGTGCCGACGACCAGAGGTCCCGAGCGGAGTCGCGTGCTGGCCGATATCGTGCGTGAAGTCCGCGAGCTGGTCGAGACCGGAGTCAGCGAGGTCACGCTGCTCGGGCAGACAGTCAATTCATACCACGACGGGAGCGACGATTTTGCCGCGTTGCTTCGCGCCGTCGGTGCGGTGGATGGGGTGCGGCGAATTCGATTCACGTCCCCGTATCCGACCGACTTCACTCCTGGGGTGATCGAGGCGATGGCCACGACACCGGCGGTGTGCGAACACGTGCATCTCCCGGTTCAGAGCGGATCGAACGCGGTGCTGAAGCGGATGCTTCGTCGCTACACGCGCGAGCGCTATCTCGAAGTGGTGAACGACTTGCGCACGGCGATTCCGGGGATGACGATTTCGACCGACATCATCGTCGGGTTTCCCGGCGAGACCGACGCCGACTTTGCCGAGACGCTGGCGATGGTGCAGGACGCCTCCTTCGACGAGGCCTACACCTTCAAGTACTCGGTCCGCGACGGCACGCCGGCGGTCAAGATCCCGAACCACGTTCCGGATGACGTGGCGTCGGGGCGGCTGGAGCAGCTGATCGAGGCCGCCCGGGCCCAGTCGCGGCGTCGGAACGCGGATCGGGTCGGCGAGGTCCACGAGGCACTCGTGGAACGGCCGGCGAAACGGGGCGACCTGATGCTGGCCCGCACCCGCCAGAATTTTCTGGTGCTCCTTGATGTTCCTGCCGATGCTATCGGCGAGTACCGGCGCGTGCGCCTCACGGGCACGACCGGGTCCACCTTTACCGGCGTCCTGTACCAGCCAGCCCTGGCGGTCCTATGA
- the argS gene encoding arginine--tRNA ligase: MSEALRAELSRIAILLGGSDIEFTLERPRDPSHGDLSTNLAMQLAKRERSNPRAMAERVLAELNAPATTVQESSIAGPGFINFRLTADTLTADHARILAEGASYGRSTTGAGQRVNVEFVSANPTGPLHVGHGRGAAQGDGIAALLEWTGHQVTREFYINDAGVQITRLAESLWARVQQAVGREASVPEGGYHGEYLVEAAATLLASEGKAFADLPASKGVARCRAAALVMQRAEQDDTLATFGVRFDVMSSEEDIYASGKIDALLVRLAEADLSYEQDGALWLRTSSYGDEKDRVLRKQDGSYTYFVPDIAYHLDKVKRGFTHAIDVWGADHHGYIPRVQGALTALGVPADWLEVSLVQLVKVVRGGEEVKMSKRSGDFVTLRDLYEETGVDAARYWFLMRRGDTHLTFDIELAKSRTDENPVFYVQMAHARMCGIFRNAGIELASVSGALDLTVLTASDADLLRALTEFPDIVRRAARDHEPHRVTTYLEALAREAHGWYHGCRVLGEPEPVQHARLLLARAAIQVLANGLTLLGITAPDRI, encoded by the coding sequence GTGAGCGAGGCGCTGCGGGCTGAACTGTCGCGCATCGCGATCCTACTTGGTGGCAGCGATATCGAGTTCACGCTCGAACGCCCTCGTGACCCAAGCCATGGCGATCTTTCAACCAACCTCGCGATGCAACTGGCCAAGCGTGAACGGAGCAATCCCCGCGCGATGGCTGAACGCGTGCTGGCGGAGCTGAACGCTCCTGCCACCACGGTACAGGAGAGTTCGATCGCCGGTCCGGGCTTCATCAATTTCCGCCTCACCGCCGACACCCTGACTGCCGATCACGCGCGCATCCTCGCGGAGGGCGCCAGCTATGGTCGCTCGACGACCGGCGCGGGGCAGCGGGTGAACGTGGAGTTCGTATCGGCGAATCCCACCGGCCCGCTCCACGTCGGTCACGGACGAGGCGCGGCCCAGGGCGATGGCATCGCCGCGCTGCTGGAGTGGACCGGCCATCAGGTGACCCGCGAGTTCTACATCAACGACGCCGGGGTGCAGATCACCCGGCTCGCCGAATCGCTCTGGGCCCGGGTACAGCAGGCAGTGGGGCGCGAGGCGAGTGTGCCGGAGGGTGGCTACCACGGTGAGTATCTCGTCGAGGCCGCAGCGACCCTGCTCGCCTCGGAAGGGAAGGCCTTTGCCGACCTGCCGGCGTCGAAAGGCGTCGCCCGCTGCCGTGCCGCCGCACTCGTGATGCAGCGTGCCGAGCAGGATGACACGCTTGCCACCTTCGGCGTGCGCTTCGATGTGATGTCGTCGGAAGAGGACATCTACGCCAGTGGCAAGATCGACGCGTTGCTGGTACGCCTTGCCGAGGCCGATCTTTCGTACGAGCAGGACGGCGCGCTCTGGTTACGCACCTCCTCGTACGGCGACGAGAAGGATCGCGTGCTCCGCAAGCAGGATGGCAGCTACACCTACTTCGTCCCCGACATCGCGTATCATCTCGACAAGGTGAAACGTGGCTTTACACACGCCATCGATGTCTGGGGCGCCGACCACCACGGCTACATCCCGCGCGTGCAGGGAGCGTTGACGGCGCTGGGCGTACCGGCCGACTGGCTCGAAGTGTCGCTGGTGCAGCTGGTGAAAGTCGTGCGAGGTGGCGAAGAGGTGAAGATGTCGAAGCGCTCGGGCGACTTCGTCACCTTGCGAGATCTGTACGAGGAAACTGGCGTCGATGCCGCGCGCTACTGGTTCCTGATGCGCCGGGGCGATACCCACCTCACCTTCGACATCGAGCTGGCCAAGTCGCGGACCGATGAGAACCCGGTGTTCTATGTCCAGATGGCGCATGCCAGGATGTGCGGCATCTTCCGTAATGCCGGTATCGAGTTGGCGTCTGTCAGTGGCGCACTCGATCTCACCGTGCTCACGGCGAGCGATGCCGATCTGCTGCGCGCGCTCACCGAATTCCCCGACATCGTGCGGCGCGCCGCCCGCGATCACGAGCCCCATCGGGTGACGACGTATCTCGAAGCCCTCGCGCGCGAAGCGCACGGCTGGTATCACGGCTGTCGGGTGCTCGGCGAACCGGAACCTGTCCAGCATGCTCGTTTGCTTCTTGCCCGCGCGGCCATTCAGGTGCTCGCGAATGGCCTGACCCTTCTCGGCATCACTGCCCCGGACCGGATCTGA
- a CDS encoding FmdB family zinc ribbon protein, which translates to MPTYEYECSNGHRFDRVQKMSDKPVAKCPECGARASRRISGGQGLIFKGSGFYITDYGKDGKGARKDTDAAPKSDPAPTAPVTPAASTTPAATPKSSGTKDPS; encoded by the coding sequence ATGCCGACGTACGAGTACGAATGCAGCAACGGACACCGGTTCGATCGGGTCCAGAAGATGTCTGACAAGCCGGTCGCCAAGTGTCCCGAATGCGGGGCGAGGGCGTCGCGGCGAATTTCTGGTGGCCAGGGCCTCATCTTCAAGGGATCGGGTTTCTACATCACCGACTATGGCAAGGATGGCAAGGGCGCGCGGAAGGACACCGATGCCGCTCCCAAGTCAGACCCCGCACCCACAGCTCCGGTCACACCGGCGGCTTCGACCACACCAGCGGCCACTCCGAAGTCCTCCGGCACGAAGGACCCTTCGTGA
- a CDS encoding methylmalonyl-CoA mutase family protein has product MPRPADWDGDPARDLGEPGQFPFTRGPYAEMYTRRPWTMRQYAGFGTATATNLRFRALLAAGQTGLSTAFDLPTQMGYDSDHPMAAGEVGRVGVAIDTVDDLRLLFAEIPLDRVSTSMTINATAAILLAMYIVVGEEQGVAAKALSGTIQNDILKEYIARGTYVFPAAPSLRLITDIFRFVSDEEMNFNPISISGYHMREAGATAVQEVAFTLANALEYVRRGIDAGVPLASFGPRLSFFFAAHNDLFEEVAKFRAARRLYARLMRERFGADDSSARLRFHTQTGGVTLQAQQPLNNVVRVTVQGLAAVLGGTQSLHTNGYDEALALPTEASATLALRTQQLLAFESGMTRAVDPLAGSWYVEALTDRIEAEARALIEEVDALGGAAAAVEQEFFQRAIAESAWAMQQAQESGELTVVGVNRFTDGSTSPVIPAPDFKELEREQRSRLAATRASRDANAVSASLAEVRRAAGTTDSMMPPIIAAVRVRASLGEISDALRGVWGVYRGGHAG; this is encoded by the coding sequence GTGCCGCGCCCAGCCGACTGGGACGGCGACCCGGCACGAGACCTTGGTGAACCGGGACAGTTCCCATTCACGCGTGGCCCCTATGCCGAGATGTACACCCGGCGGCCGTGGACGATGCGCCAGTACGCCGGATTCGGCACAGCGACCGCGACGAATCTCCGTTTCCGTGCACTGCTCGCGGCGGGGCAGACGGGGCTCTCGACGGCATTCGACCTCCCCACGCAGATGGGGTATGACTCCGACCACCCGATGGCGGCCGGCGAAGTTGGTCGCGTCGGAGTGGCCATCGATACGGTCGACGACCTGCGCCTGCTCTTCGCCGAGATCCCGCTCGATCGCGTCAGTACCTCCATGACCATCAACGCGACGGCCGCAATTCTCCTGGCGATGTACATCGTCGTCGGCGAGGAGCAGGGCGTGGCGGCGAAGGCGCTCAGCGGCACCATTCAGAATGACATCCTCAAGGAATACATCGCGCGCGGGACGTATGTCTTTCCCGCGGCTCCTTCGCTGCGCCTGATCACGGACATTTTCCGCTTCGTGTCGGATGAGGAGATGAACTTCAATCCGATCTCGATCTCGGGCTACCATATGCGCGAGGCCGGGGCGACGGCGGTACAGGAGGTGGCCTTCACCCTCGCCAACGCGCTCGAATACGTCCGGCGCGGAATCGACGCCGGCGTGCCGCTCGCTTCCTTCGGCCCGCGACTTTCATTCTTCTTCGCGGCGCACAACGATCTCTTCGAGGAAGTCGCCAAGTTCCGGGCGGCCCGTCGGCTCTATGCCCGCCTGATGCGCGAGCGATTCGGGGCCGACGATTCTTCGGCGCGCCTGCGCTTCCACACGCAGACCGGCGGCGTGACCCTGCAGGCCCAGCAGCCGCTCAATAATGTGGTGCGGGTCACCGTGCAGGGTCTCGCGGCCGTGCTTGGTGGCACGCAGTCGTTGCATACCAACGGCTATGACGAGGCACTCGCGCTTCCGACCGAAGCGTCGGCGACGCTCGCGCTCCGCACCCAGCAGCTACTCGCTTTCGAGAGTGGCATGACGCGCGCCGTCGACCCGCTCGCCGGCAGCTGGTATGTCGAGGCACTCACCGATCGGATCGAGGCCGAGGCACGCGCCCTCATCGAAGAGGTCGACGCGCTCGGTGGCGCGGCCGCCGCGGTCGAACAGGAATTCTTCCAGCGGGCCATTGCCGAAAGCGCGTGGGCGATGCAGCAGGCGCAGGAGTCGGGCGAACTCACGGTGGTCGGTGTCAATCGCTTTACCGATGGCAGCACATCGCCGGTGATCCCGGCGCCTGACTTCAAGGAGCTCGAGCGCGAACAGCGGAGCCGGCTGGCCGCGACCCGGGCATCGCGAGATGCGAATGCGGTATCGGCCTCCCTCGCCGAAGTGCGTCGGGCGGCGGGAACCACCGATTCGATGATGCCGCCGATTATCGCGGCGGTACGAGTCCGGGCCTCACTCGGCGAAATCAGTGACGCGTTGCGCGGGGTCTGGGGTGTCTATCGCGGTGGGCACGCCGGGTGA
- a CDS encoding serine/threonine-protein kinase has protein sequence MNASTEELQAALGEAYTLERELGRGGMGAVFLARDNRLHRPVAIKLLPPDLATNADLRERFLRETRLAASFSHPNIVPVHDVIERGNLLAFVMGYVDGETLGARVRRGGPLPLPDAVRVLQEVAWALSYAHGRGIVHRDIKPDNILIERATGRGLVTDFGIARSGVATPGQGLTRVGEVVGTPEFISPEQASGDVVDGRSDLYSLGVVAFYILAGQLPFDAPTPTGLLAMHLTQPPPSLAALRPDLPPEMVAAVERCLAKNPSDRFATGEELANALDGLRRSAPEVAPAVRVFLQRIGTSFFALLFLGGCASYLVRRGAKAGSDDWVIAFLMIIAAIWGLIAQLFGRVRLLLRQGFRYRDVHAGAGAILADDVAARDAIRASSDEMRRRRKRIRIGLLSCVWPFGAFWFVKHYLRTPIPGGEPGQFHVGAAGALIVISAAISLGLGVTLLGSDPLKGNPFAFLQAKFWQGPFGRLIFRIGGWRLPNVSDSGTTVTRAMPTAPGGPLTVLLALPNELRRDLRGVDVRLTALEREIVAGRGREAQIAAAIADAGPPQAAASERATALVQELGEAASVARREREAKELQLENVRLELIRLRAGLGTAVAVRQALEG, from the coding sequence GTGAACGCCTCGACCGAAGAGCTGCAGGCCGCGCTCGGCGAGGCGTACACGCTCGAGCGCGAGCTCGGTCGCGGTGGGATGGGAGCGGTCTTCCTCGCCCGCGACAATCGGCTACATCGGCCGGTGGCCATCAAACTGCTGCCGCCTGATCTCGCCACGAATGCCGATTTGCGGGAGCGCTTCCTTCGGGAAACCCGACTCGCGGCGTCGTTCTCGCACCCGAACATCGTGCCGGTTCATGACGTGATTGAGCGCGGCAACCTGCTCGCCTTCGTGATGGGGTACGTCGACGGCGAGACGCTGGGCGCCCGAGTGCGTCGCGGCGGGCCTCTGCCATTGCCCGACGCGGTGCGGGTGCTCCAGGAGGTTGCCTGGGCACTCTCGTACGCCCACGGACGCGGCATCGTGCACCGCGACATCAAGCCCGACAACATCCTGATCGAGCGCGCCACAGGTCGTGGCCTCGTCACCGATTTCGGCATCGCGCGAAGTGGTGTCGCGACGCCGGGGCAGGGACTGACACGCGTGGGTGAAGTTGTCGGAACGCCTGAGTTCATCAGCCCGGAACAGGCGTCGGGCGATGTGGTCGATGGGCGGAGTGATCTCTACTCGCTCGGCGTGGTGGCGTTCTACATTCTCGCTGGACAACTCCCGTTCGATGCACCGACACCGACCGGTTTGCTGGCGATGCATCTCACGCAGCCGCCGCCGTCACTCGCAGCGTTGCGCCCCGACCTGCCGCCCGAGATGGTGGCGGCGGTCGAGCGCTGCCTCGCGAAGAATCCGTCGGATCGATTCGCGACCGGTGAAGAACTGGCGAATGCGCTCGATGGACTTCGGCGCAGTGCGCCGGAAGTGGCGCCTGCCGTGCGCGTCTTTCTGCAGCGGATCGGGACATCGTTCTTTGCGTTGCTCTTTCTCGGTGGCTGTGCGTCGTATCTCGTGCGACGTGGCGCCAAGGCCGGCAGTGATGACTGGGTGATCGCGTTCCTGATGATCATTGCCGCGATCTGGGGGCTGATCGCGCAACTGTTCGGCCGTGTGCGACTGCTGCTGCGGCAGGGGTTCCGATATCGCGATGTTCATGCGGGCGCCGGCGCCATCCTGGCCGACGACGTCGCAGCACGTGATGCCATTCGTGCCTCGAGCGACGAGATGCGTCGTCGGCGTAAGCGGATTCGCATCGGGCTGCTCTCGTGCGTCTGGCCTTTTGGCGCATTCTGGTTCGTCAAGCACTACCTCCGCACCCCCATCCCCGGAGGAGAGCCAGGACAGTTCCACGTCGGCGCGGCGGGCGCCTTGATCGTGATCTCGGCCGCGATCTCGCTCGGCCTCGGTGTCACGCTCCTCGGATCGGATCCGCTCAAGGGGAATCCCTTTGCGTTCCTGCAGGCGAAGTTCTGGCAGGGGCCGTTCGGTCGACTGATCTTCCGGATTGGGGGCTGGCGGCTTCCCAACGTTTCCGATTCGGGGACCACGGTCACCCGTGCGATGCCGACCGCGCCGGGCGGCCCGCTCACCGTCCTGCTTGCGTTGCCGAACGAGCTCAGGCGTGATCTGCGAGGCGTCGACGTGCGGCTCACGGCGCTCGAACGCGAGATCGTGGCAGGTCGTGGTCGCGAGGCTCAGATCGCCGCGGCAATCGCAGACGCCGGACCGCCTCAGGCGGCCGCCTCGGAGCGCGCGACGGCGCTGGTGCAGGAACTCGGCGAAGCCGCGTCAGTCGCGCGCCGGGAGCGGGAAGCGAAGGAACTGCAGCTGGAGAACGTCCGACTCGAACTGATCCGGCTTCGTGCCGGCCTCGGCACGGCGGTAGCGGTTCGCCAGGCGCTCGAGGGCTAG
- the fbp gene encoding class 1 fructose-bisphosphatase, with protein sequence MLERRLGRTKVTTLERFILGQERDHPGATGELTNLLYDVALAAKVIASQIRRAGLVNILGSAGTSNVQDEEQQKLDIFANETMKNALNHTGRVCAMASEEDEELIPIPDGVPAGKYAVLFDPLDGSANIDVNAAVGTIFSIYHRVTTEGPGQLADVLQPGSEIVAAGYVMYGSSVMMVYSAGHGVHGFTLDPTIGEFLLSHEDITTPGTGKYYSVNESNFGRWSRAMQRAVRGFHGDDPARLKGKNSRYIGSLVADFHRNLIGGGVFLYPGDTKNTNGKLRLLYECAPMAFLAEMAGGAATDGTTRILDIVPTALHQRTPLVIGGKDDVAYVAKVIREVEGGA encoded by the coding sequence GTGCTGGAACGCCGCCTCGGACGGACCAAGGTGACTACGCTGGAGCGCTTCATCCTGGGTCAGGAGCGCGACCATCCCGGTGCCACGGGGGAGCTCACCAACCTCCTCTATGACGTGGCACTCGCGGCCAAGGTGATCGCCTCCCAGATCCGCCGTGCCGGCCTCGTGAACATCCTCGGCAGCGCCGGCACCAGCAACGTGCAGGATGAGGAGCAGCAGAAGCTCGATATCTTCGCCAACGAAACGATGAAGAACGCGCTCAACCACACCGGGCGCGTGTGCGCCATGGCGTCTGAGGAAGATGAGGAGCTGATCCCGATTCCCGACGGAGTGCCGGCCGGCAAGTACGCGGTGCTCTTCGATCCGCTCGATGGCTCCGCCAACATCGACGTCAATGCCGCGGTGGGCACCATCTTCTCGATCTATCATCGGGTCACCACCGAGGGCCCGGGGCAGCTCGCCGACGTGCTGCAGCCGGGCTCAGAGATCGTGGCGGCCGGCTATGTGATGTACGGCTCCAGCGTGATGATGGTCTATTCGGCGGGTCATGGGGTCCACGGCTTCACACTCGATCCGACCATCGGCGAGTTTCTCCTCTCGCACGAGGACATCACCACGCCGGGTACCGGCAAGTACTACAGCGTGAACGAATCGAACTTCGGGCGATGGTCTCGCGCGATGCAGCGTGCCGTGCGAGGATTCCACGGCGACGACCCGGCGCGGCTCAAGGGAAAGAACTCCCGCTACATCGGCTCGCTGGTGGCCGACTTCCATCGCAACCTGATCGGCGGCGGGGTCTTCCTCTATCCGGGCGACACCAAGAACACCAACGGCAAGCTGCGCCTGCTCTATGAGTGCGCGCCAATGGCGTTCCTGGCGGAGATGGCCGGCGGCGCGGCGACGGATGGCACTACACGCATCCTCGACATCGTTCCGACGGCGCTGCACCAGCGCACCCCGCTCGTGATTGGCGGCAAGGATGACGTCGCATACGTCGCAAAGGTGATTCGCGAAGTCGAGGGTGGCGCGTGA
- a CDS encoding DNA internalization-related competence protein ComEC/Rec2, producing the protein MRAPPGAMILLVAYGAGLVTGLSRFLDPVILLPLLLAAGWVLRRSTWAVTAIACASGIAVGCWSRTTITERCVASLRPGEQQLVLRTEEPGSATGRVSLPTRGCRGDVVARWPVNANVGAGHDVGVVARWIPRPPRLGRPDGLLVVTRVLRVTGDPGRIDSLRTVLTTASVRLYGAQSPLVDALITGRRGAIDPTLSRAFAAAGLVHLLAISGSHIAVIAGWVLLVLRLLRVSRHRGEALAVAAATGYTAFIGWPPSAVRAAALMALVAWCRWRQRHVRGVALLGASALLVLWCDAWAISDVGAWLSVLALAGVSAATRWSDRAISASVWVRTLSGSVGATLTTAPLTAFAFGQVAPIGILLNLVAVPLTALLVPVLLVSLLLWHPLPVAASAFATSAALLLRLLVGVARVGAMAPGAATAGDSGFAAALPWLVALAAAGWVVYGQTAPREAARRLGWVVAVVLWLLLAPRGPRAPDLGSGGLALLFADVGQGDAALIRTPGGHWFAVDAGPIDPGGRDAGHKVLLPLLAQEQVGRLEALILSHAHRDHVGGAAALVNELDIGVVVEPGEAFSDSAYDDWLTAVAQRGVRWHPARRGTEWTVDGVRFAVLHPPLEWPRQGDDLNEDSVVLSVSYGNFTALLMGDAGFVAESSLAGSLPEADLLKVGHHGSRWASGVPFLAMTRPVAGIISVGRNRYGHPAPETLARLADAGTRVWRTDLEGTTTVLTDGVTFTVHGGRTSATYAARARRGPRRRRAGTPPRTDQGDYAGALHPGSGARPSRCHGGAHQPPL; encoded by the coding sequence ATGCGGGCGCCACCGGGCGCCATGATTCTGCTGGTGGCATATGGGGCCGGTCTCGTGACCGGCCTTTCGCGTTTCCTGGACCCAGTCATCCTGTTGCCGCTCCTGCTCGCGGCGGGGTGGGTCCTCCGTCGATCAACTTGGGCTGTAACTGCGATCGCCTGTGCGAGCGGGATCGCGGTGGGTTGCTGGAGCCGCACAACCATTACCGAGCGTTGCGTCGCCTCGCTCCGGCCGGGAGAGCAACAGCTCGTGCTCCGCACCGAGGAGCCCGGCAGTGCGACCGGCCGCGTGTCGTTGCCGACCCGGGGGTGCCGCGGCGACGTGGTCGCGCGCTGGCCGGTGAATGCGAACGTCGGGGCGGGGCACGATGTTGGCGTGGTCGCGCGGTGGATTCCGCGGCCGCCGCGCCTCGGACGACCCGACGGCCTGCTCGTGGTGACCCGGGTGTTGCGGGTTACGGGCGACCCCGGGCGCATCGATTCACTGCGCACAGTTCTGACGACAGCGAGCGTCCGACTCTATGGAGCGCAGTCCCCGCTGGTGGACGCGCTCATCACCGGCCGACGTGGCGCGATCGATCCCACGCTCAGCCGGGCCTTCGCTGCCGCTGGCCTGGTGCATCTTCTGGCCATTTCGGGTTCTCACATCGCCGTGATCGCGGGCTGGGTATTGCTGGTGTTGCGACTGCTGCGTGTGTCTCGTCATCGCGGCGAAGCGCTCGCGGTGGCGGCCGCAACCGGATACACGGCCTTCATCGGCTGGCCACCCTCCGCGGTTCGCGCAGCGGCACTGATGGCGCTGGTTGCCTGGTGTCGCTGGCGGCAGCGTCATGTGCGCGGAGTGGCCCTGCTCGGGGCCAGCGCATTGCTGGTGCTCTGGTGCGATGCCTGGGCGATCAGCGATGTGGGAGCGTGGTTGTCGGTGCTCGCACTCGCGGGTGTGAGTGCGGCGACCCGCTGGAGTGATCGCGCCATCAGTGCGTCGGTGTGGGTGCGCACCCTCAGCGGTTCGGTGGGGGCCACCCTCACCACGGCGCCACTGACGGCCTTCGCCTTCGGGCAGGTCGCCCCGATCGGAATCCTGTTGAACCTCGTGGCGGTCCCGCTCACGGCGCTGCTGGTACCGGTGCTGCTCGTCTCGCTGCTGTTGTGGCATCCCCTGCCGGTTGCCGCCTCGGCCTTCGCGACTTCGGCAGCGCTCCTGCTGCGACTCCTGGTTGGCGTGGCACGGGTCGGGGCGATGGCTCCAGGGGCGGCCACTGCAGGTGACTCGGGGTTCGCCGCCGCGTTGCCGTGGCTCGTCGCACTCGCAGCGGCAGGATGGGTGGTGTACGGGCAGACTGCGCCGCGCGAAGCAGCTCGACGACTCGGCTGGGTGGTCGCGGTCGTGCTCTGGCTCCTGCTCGCCCCACGTGGTCCCCGTGCGCCGGATCTCGGGAGCGGTGGGCTGGCGTTACTTTTCGCCGATGTTGGCCAAGGCGACGCGGCCCTGATCAGGACACCAGGGGGACACTGGTTCGCGGTGGACGCCGGGCCGATCGATCCTGGGGGTCGCGACGCCGGTCACAAGGTGCTGCTGCCGTTGCTGGCGCAGGAGCAGGTCGGGCGGCTCGAGGCGTTGATCCTGTCGCACGCGCATCGTGACCACGTGGGCGGTGCTGCCGCCCTGGTCAACGAGCTTGATATTGGCGTCGTGGTGGAGCCGGGCGAGGCGTTCAGTGATAGCGCCTACGATGACTGGCTCACCGCGGTGGCGCAGCGAGGCGTGCGTTGGCACCCGGCGCGGCGCGGGACTGAGTGGACGGTTGATGGGGTGCGGTTCGCCGTCCTGCATCCTCCCCTCGAGTGGCCACGACAGGGTGACGACCTCAATGAAGATTCGGTCGTGCTCTCTGTGTCGTACGGCAACTTTACTGCGTTGCTGATGGGCGACGCCGGCTTCGTGGCGGAGTCGTCACTCGCTGGATCGTTGCCCGAAGCTGACTTGCTCAAGGTGGGGCACCACGGCTCGCGGTGGGCCAGCGGAGTGCCCTTTCTTGCAATGACACGCCCTGTGGCAGGGATCATCAGTGTAGGCAGGAATCGGTACGGTCATCCTGCGCCCGAGACACTCGCGCGCCTGGCCGATGCCGGAACCCGGGTGTGGCGGACTGATCTGGAAGGAACCACCACGGTGCTCACCGATGGTGTCACGTTCACTGTTCACGGGGGCCGGACCTCGGCCACCTATGCTGCGAGGGCCCGTCGTGGGCCAAGGAGACGCCGTGCTGGAACGCCGCCTCGGACGGACCAAGGTGACTACGCTGGAGCGCTTCATCCTGGGTCAGGAGCGCGACCATCCCGGTGCCACGGGGGAGCTCACCAACCTCCTCTATGA
- a CDS encoding late competence development ComFB family protein: protein MEQHVKDAYERLKTSVKDFEESPRHRDDVVVYALNRLPPKYVVSNAGKAVTEAALDAPQHRTAIEVQVFEALRQVARVPRNDRPPAD, encoded by the coding sequence ATGGAGCAGCACGTGAAAGACGCGTACGAACGGCTCAAGACGTCCGTCAAGGACTTCGAGGAGTCGCCGCGTCATCGCGATGATGTGGTGGTGTATGCCCTGAACCGGTTGCCGCCGAAGTACGTGGTCAGCAATGCCGGCAAGGCGGTCACCGAGGCCGCGCTCGATGCGCCGCAGCATCGGACCGCGATCGAGGTGCAGGTCTTCGAAGCACTTCGGCAGGTGGCGCGCGTGCCACGCAACGACCGCCCACCCGCAGATTGA